The window TGGCTTAAAAGGTTAAGCCAGATGAACAGGTACGGGGGCGATATCAGGGATTTTGAAGAGTATCTGCCTGTTGATGATGAGGTTGAAAAACATAATGACCGGGATATACAGTTTAATAAAATGGAGGCGGCCCTTCAGTTGTTAGGCGAACCCTGTAAAACTATTATGGAAGATTTTTATATACATAACAAATCTATGCAGGAGATTTGTGAACGTTTTGGGTACACCAATGCCGATAATGCCAAAACGCAAAAGTATAAATGCCTGCAAAGGTTGAAAAAATTATTTTTTCAGCAGAAGTAAAAGGAGTGTAAAGAGATGAGCGAGAATCTTATTCTGGAATTGATTGACAGGTACCTAAACGGCGATATGACCGCCGGCGAGCGTGCCGAATTTGAGACATTGCGTAAAAACGACGCTAATGTTGACAGCAAAGTAATAGAGCATAAACTATTTGTAGGGCTAATTAAACAATACGGCGAACGCGT is drawn from Mucilaginibacter ginsenosidivorax and contains these coding sequences:
- a CDS encoding RNA polymerase sigma factor produces the protein MNKDLKASAPTDSEIVLGILNNSEIVLKRLYTTYFPMILQLIINNNGNEDDAKDIYQEAIIVLYNKIKSGEFELSSKLKTYIYSVCRRLWLKRLSQMNRYGGDIRDFEEYLPVDDEVEKHNDRDIQFNKMEAALQLLGEPCKTIMEDFYIHNKSMQEICERFGYTNADNAKTQKYKCLQRLKKLFFQQK